One region of Tumebacillus amylolyticus genomic DNA includes:
- a CDS encoding MATE family efflux transporter: MKTTAQSVGYRGMVGEFVNLSVPVMLRGGLQWLISTIELIWIGMIGSVEVAAAGVATTLLTFFLAILRIPSVGAISTMSQLFARGDSESAHRQFKTAVLMSLFAGVIFAVLVALAGDWVASFFADQSLAAKVGEYLLGFAWGLPAWGLMPLVQAGMVTANNAKLSLYAATGSAVTFVLFLGLNFAGAFDAAGLSVGLTGIGVMTSIANWVYVVLAFSFMNSKQANLKWSLTLKAKVTAADIKAIMATGVPGSMENIITSFGLNFLLKGMSLSGPEVMHIASVGLRMLELVWLPFWYLSGMVTRFMAGKFSTRKLDLTIPALRVVTSIIIIPMILIALLYLAIPDGMLHVIGRDSSNLTSQTRWVFILVGFYQSVTVAIMSLSAILRGLTLYTYPMRTQVVSTLISLGFLYVMKDHVGPAVLVSFFVIVGIVQTYVLYRKGASFAKKECSPSQTSNQVMNAGGVKA; the protein is encoded by the coding sequence ATGAAAACGACAGCACAATCTGTAGGGTATCGAGGCATGGTCGGAGAGTTTGTCAATCTGTCCGTGCCTGTTATGTTGCGCGGCGGGCTGCAGTGGTTGATCTCGACGATCGAGTTGATTTGGATCGGGATGATCGGCAGTGTGGAAGTCGCGGCGGCGGGGGTGGCGACCACCCTGTTGACGTTTTTCCTCGCGATCTTGCGAATTCCGTCTGTGGGTGCGATCTCGACGATGTCGCAGCTTTTTGCCAGAGGGGATTCGGAATCGGCGCATCGCCAGTTTAAAACGGCAGTGCTGATGAGTTTGTTTGCAGGTGTGATCTTCGCGGTTTTGGTGGCGTTGGCGGGCGACTGGGTCGCTTCGTTTTTTGCTGATCAAAGTCTTGCGGCGAAAGTCGGCGAATATCTGCTCGGTTTTGCATGGGGGCTTCCGGCTTGGGGCTTGATGCCGCTGGTACAAGCGGGGATGGTCACGGCGAACAATGCAAAATTGTCGCTGTACGCGGCAACCGGCAGTGCGGTTACGTTCGTGCTGTTCCTCGGGCTGAACTTCGCCGGAGCTTTCGATGCGGCCGGGTTGTCGGTCGGTCTGACGGGAATCGGGGTCATGACTTCGATTGCCAACTGGGTATATGTTGTTCTGGCCTTTTCCTTCATGAATTCGAAGCAAGCGAACTTGAAATGGTCGTTGACGCTCAAAGCGAAAGTGACGGCCGCTGATATCAAAGCGATCATGGCGACGGGTGTTCCGGGAAGTATGGAGAACATCATCACGTCGTTTGGCTTGAATTTCTTGCTCAAAGGGATGTCGCTGTCGGGACCGGAAGTCATGCACATCGCCTCGGTCGGTCTGCGGATGTTGGAGTTGGTCTGGTTGCCGTTCTGGTACCTGAGCGGGATGGTCACTCGTTTCATGGCGGGCAAATTCTCCACTCGCAAGTTGGACCTCACGATTCCTGCTCTGCGTGTGGTGACGTCGATTATCATCATTCCGATGATTCTCATCGCGCTGCTGTATCTCGCCATCCCGGATGGCATGTTGCACGTCATTGGTCGTGACTCCAGCAACTTGACGAGTCAGACCCGTTGGGTCTTTATCTTGGTTGGTTTTTATCAATCGGTTACCGTTGCGATTATGTCTCTGTCTGCGATCCTTCGCGGTCTGACGCTGTATACGTATCCGATGCGCACGCAGGTCGTTTCGACTTTGATTTCCTTGGGCTTCCTCTATGTAATGAAAGACCACGTGGGGCCGGCGGTACTGGTTTCGTTCTTCGTCATCGTCGGGATCGTTCAAACGTATGTGCTGTACCGCAAGGGAGCGAGCTTTGCTAAAAAAGAATGCTCGCCGAGCCAAACTTCCAATCAAGTGATGAATGCAGGAGGAGTAAAAGCATGA
- a CDS encoding isocitrate/isopropylmalate dehydrogenase family protein, which yields MKTLRLAVLPGDGIGIEVTETTLPVFEKLGVPVDVQFGDIGWEFWKKEGNPVPERTWELIESSDATMIAAITSKPHAQAMAELSQELRETGVSYLSPVIQLRQRLGLFANVRPVFSIPGNPRQIADNMNFTVIRENTEGLYAGFDFSPIPDELFEFIQRKKGARSSWQMESPMDGAVALRLMTRDGVKRLLHFAFQCARDQGYPRVTWVDKPNVMRESGQFCLDILEEVAAEYPGIPWEVQNVDATAMWMVRDPGHFGVIVSENQFGDILSDLGAGLMGGLGLAPSANLGAEKAYFEPVHGSAPKHAGKGIVNPSAMFLTTSLTLKHHGYTDQADAIQRAVASVIEEGKVLTYDLGGNATTREMADAILARL from the coding sequence ATGAAGACTTTGCGTCTTGCCGTCTTGCCAGGCGATGGCATCGGGATTGAAGTAACGGAAACGACGCTTCCTGTTTTTGAAAAATTGGGTGTGCCGGTCGATGTACAATTCGGGGACATCGGGTGGGAGTTTTGGAAAAAGGAAGGCAATCCGGTACCGGAGCGGACGTGGGAGTTGATCGAGTCGTCGGATGCGACGATGATTGCAGCGATTACCTCCAAGCCGCATGCTCAGGCGATGGCGGAGTTGTCGCAGGAATTGCGCGAGACGGGCGTGTCTTATCTCTCGCCGGTCATCCAACTGCGTCAACGTCTGGGGCTGTTTGCGAATGTTCGCCCGGTGTTCAGCATTCCGGGGAACCCGAGACAGATTGCCGACAACATGAACTTCACCGTCATTCGTGAAAATACGGAAGGGCTGTACGCGGGGTTTGACTTTTCCCCGATTCCGGACGAGTTGTTTGAGTTCATTCAACGCAAAAAAGGCGCGAGAAGTTCGTGGCAGATGGAGAGCCCGATGGATGGTGCGGTGGCTCTGCGTCTGATGACGCGCGACGGTGTGAAGCGTCTGCTGCATTTCGCGTTCCAATGCGCACGAGACCAAGGGTATCCGCGTGTGACGTGGGTAGACAAACCGAATGTCATGCGTGAATCCGGGCAGTTCTGCCTCGACATCTTGGAGGAAGTGGCGGCCGAGTATCCGGGCATTCCGTGGGAAGTGCAGAACGTCGATGCGACGGCGATGTGGATGGTACGCGACCCGGGGCATTTCGGCGTCATCGTCAGTGAAAACCAATTTGGCGACATCCTCTCCGATCTGGGCGCAGGGCTCATGGGTGGCTTAGGACTTGCTCCCAGTGCAAACTTGGGCGCGGAAAAAGCTTACTTCGAACCGGTTCACGGTTCGGCACCGAAGCATGCGGGTAAGGGCATCGTGAATCCGTCAGCTATGTTCTTGACGACTTCGCTCACGTTGAAACACCACGGGTATACGGACCAGGCGGACGCGATCCAACGTGCCGTTGCTTCAGTGATCGAAGAAGGCAAGGTGTTGACGTACGACTTGGGCGGCAACGCAACCACTCGTGAAATGGCAGATGCGATTTTAGCTCGACTGTAA
- a CDS encoding RraA family protein produces MTDQWMEELRDLDTASISDALDSLGVNGGLEGLVPRSANVDLCGRAFTVEFGLPSEEETKVATAADYIDEVSAGEVVILANNGRTDCTIWGGILTTMATIKGVAGTVIDGACRDVEEIQEKNYAMYTKSVYMKTGKGRAKKRNHQVPVRVNDVVIQPGDYVRGDANGVLVIPQDMIEETVRRAKAIRDTEANIVEALHNGVRLEDARVQFKYNRPWEKVGV; encoded by the coding sequence ATGACCGATCAATGGATGGAAGAATTGCGCGATTTGGATACGGCCAGCATCTCGGATGCGTTGGACAGTCTCGGAGTCAATGGCGGTTTGGAAGGCCTCGTGCCGCGCTCGGCCAATGTGGATCTCTGTGGGCGTGCTTTTACAGTCGAATTCGGGTTGCCGAGTGAGGAAGAAACGAAAGTCGCGACGGCTGCAGATTATATTGATGAAGTGTCGGCCGGCGAAGTTGTCATCTTGGCGAACAACGGTCGGACGGATTGCACGATCTGGGGTGGCATTTTGACGACGATGGCGACGATCAAGGGTGTTGCGGGGACTGTCATCGACGGAGCTTGCCGAGACGTGGAAGAGATTCAAGAGAAAAACTACGCGATGTACACCAAGTCCGTTTATATGAAGACGGGCAAAGGTCGTGCGAAAAAACGGAACCATCAGGTTCCGGTGCGCGTCAATGATGTCGTGATTCAACCGGGCGACTATGTGCGCGGCGATGCGAACGGCGTGTTGGTGATTCCTCAAGACATGATTGAAGAAACGGTTCGTCGTGCCAAAGCGATTCGAGATACGGAAGCGAACATCGTCGAAGCGTTGCACAACGGGGTACGTCTGGAAGATGCGCGGGTTCAGTTTAAATACAACCGTCCGTGGGAGAAGGTTGGGGTTTAG
- a CDS encoding VC0807 family protein: MSKQEIIRGILITLFFNFVVPLGVYELLQDHMSGVTALAIATTIPLVENIWLFVRHRQVDAFGSFMLFGFLVAIGAALISGDEKLLLARESFVSVALGLLCLGSIVIGRPLIFAFSKRFAVGNDPVARRDYDRNWQYAYFRKTMYRMTLVWGIVCLVEAVVRTSFVYAMSVEGFLAVSPFITAIFFGGAAVWNVAAARRMRSEMGKIKARRQLV; encoded by the coding sequence ATGAGCAAGCAGGAAATCATTCGCGGAATCCTCATCACGCTATTTTTCAACTTTGTTGTTCCGCTGGGAGTCTATGAATTGTTGCAAGACCACATGTCGGGCGTCACTGCGTTGGCGATTGCGACGACCATTCCGTTGGTGGAGAACATCTGGCTGTTCGTTCGTCACCGGCAAGTGGATGCATTCGGGAGTTTCATGCTGTTTGGATTCTTGGTGGCGATTGGGGCCGCGCTGATCAGCGGAGATGAGAAGCTCTTGTTGGCGCGGGAGTCGTTTGTCTCGGTGGCGCTCGGGTTGCTGTGTTTGGGCTCGATTGTGATCGGTCGCCCGTTGATCTTCGCGTTCTCGAAGCGGTTCGCGGTAGGCAACGACCCTGTTGCGCGTCGAGACTATGACCGCAACTGGCAGTACGCGTACTTCCGCAAAACGATGTACCGGATGACGCTGGTCTGGGGCATCGTCTGCTTGGTGGAGGCCGTCGTGCGGACAAGCTTTGTGTACGCGATGTCGGTCGAGGGCTTTTTGGCGGTGTCCCCGTTTATCACCGCGATCTTCTTCGGCGGGGCGGCCGTTTGGAACGTCGCTGCAGCTCGTCGGATGCGCAGTGAGATGGGCAAGATCAAAGCAAGACGGCAATTGGTATAG
- a CDS encoding alpha/beta fold hydrolase: protein MPYTTSTLRPWCLEMGEGQKLTLILPRMDTEAITTQEWEATLRPFWKESRFLILDMPEKLVQENNGPVEFTVRELAVFVHQFLKEQGLQPDLIWGFSLGGMIAQELSVLPEMEQIPVLLVSTNAFADTTLRAVFSSWSLMTHAFGEAAFQTSLIPWIAQAGQLPILQNPTEVGAGSGDPLALAKATSSLKAVALHDARERLSRVKAPMMVLFGAESVLLHEEHAKVFRELVPHAEVLFVEGAGMRIMGDNPEVAISHVKTFYGARIV, encoded by the coding sequence TTGCCATATACCACATCTACGTTGCGTCCATGGTGCTTGGAAATGGGTGAGGGTCAAAAGTTGACCCTCATCCTCCCCCGCATGGACACGGAAGCGATCACCACCCAAGAATGGGAAGCTACGTTGCGTCCTTTTTGGAAGGAGTCGCGTTTTTTAATTCTTGATATGCCGGAGAAGCTCGTGCAGGAGAACAACGGACCTGTGGAATTCACCGTGCGCGAACTGGCCGTTTTTGTCCATCAATTTTTGAAAGAGCAAGGCTTGCAACCGGACTTGATCTGGGGATTCTCGCTGGGCGGGATGATTGCGCAAGAGCTGAGCGTCTTGCCGGAGATGGAACAAATTCCGGTGCTGCTCGTGAGCACGAACGCATTTGCTGACACGACGCTTCGAGCGGTGTTCTCTTCGTGGTCGCTGATGACGCATGCGTTCGGTGAAGCGGCGTTCCAAACGAGCTTGATTCCTTGGATTGCCCAAGCGGGTCAATTGCCGATCTTGCAGAACCCGACTGAGGTTGGAGCGGGCTCCGGCGACCCGTTGGCACTCGCAAAAGCAACGTCGAGTCTGAAAGCGGTCGCTTTGCACGATGCGCGGGAGAGACTGTCGCGGGTAAAAGCGCCGATGATGGTGCTGTTCGGAGCGGAATCGGTTCTGTTGCATGAAGAGCATGCAAAAGTTTTCCGCGAGTTGGTGCCTCATGCAGAGGTTCTTTTTGTAGAAGGAGCAGGGATGCGAATCATGGGTGATAATCCGGAAGTCGCGATCTCACATGTCAAAACATTTTATGGAGCTCGGATAGTATGA